In Gopherus flavomarginatus isolate rGopFla2 chromosome 1, rGopFla2.mat.asm, whole genome shotgun sequence, a single genomic region encodes these proteins:
- the LOC127056815 gene encoding rho guanine nucleotide exchange factor 5-like isoform X1 has product MKYLQPQGRQKNLNLIPIAGAKAGAATGTGLKAKHWPKNQGCDTQQDVLLMESEQANGGDPFPPATSSPSEENPDPTPAKKRHDVTTESVEMSTELPGSAEGAQISIAQDPLRHFSAGESAEMCGRSSNPVLSGLEQGEKDLRHQRGLSEWEKEPTVQERSLEKQRWDHSSNSEQGKSAHPESSQYSSFPNTVPQAIAAYDKNPQVQSPALQIEFPQDQNQSLACHTAVLQAQHKETSMTDTIPIQREPATKHFMVCKDISEVHCKTETLHDDTIGDPPLQGLDVANGTSRELPPSTEAVAGTDEEPSPGMDAVGRMNPMPSVDNDEKVGGLQRGREDTDSSSSHHPPYPLSDDSQGNSQLTRGNADGKMVLSSHERGNNALATNQKTEAAARQSPSGSINLLLEEEKGADNGRAEDSTEYPRECVFHVLNAAKNTEQEEWQHEQLECEEEPEEEEQSEEKQPELEQEEPEWEKLEKEAKPVHEELVWDREDQKEKRWDELEQEPGREEAEQEAPPPALNPVSPSLSKQNWDLHDEGESISSAEGTGLALLPQESFSKNQRSGEDELSSIVLKACIGGANERAQPPAVIKSESQNPADGSSMMHSPTCHISEHWGDMSVSDPFSSISFSGQDCEETYQDNRASNGEDGHSDGDGRTVESFDDGGAISPLCREVTTAGAGNPNSSGTLDPSSGARNLGSFGLADPHPVAENPAFPSHYDFTPAAPSEFNSAASAAGQSQEDADERSQVSPVGCTDLDKAPVSVQDTSRQTSYLQEAASSEGASVITSTESVQTPYGLLTPEKGLNEDPIAQPSISKAFRIPLSRQSLPTDRDEVESTPAAPATMHLEASQAPNMALAPANYLEKVQRHQKPPTRSFVFQGEEMEASMVHTAQQNPLLDESHLSLEVEVPGTGSALNAVPQLPEEAIVLALEQHTQPTPPESDSSSPLAPAPDANQLTYPPAPVPDSSLAPVSDTNQLTYPPTPASDSPLAPLLDADQLTYPPAPAPDSPLAHVPDADQLTYPLAPAPDSPLAPVSDTNQLTYPPTPAPDSPLAPLPDDNQLTHPLAPVPSSPLAPTPDADQLTHPLAPAPSSPLAPDATQLVHPPALALSSLLAPMAGANQLVYPPSSVPSLPLAPVSDANQLTHTLVPAPSSPPAPDATQVAHPLAPAPDADQLACHLAPTPNSPVTPAPDANQLAHPLAPGSPLVPVPDATQSPASESGSSLAPLADATQLTHPLAPVPGSPSSPLALLADAYQLLQSQSLVPDSNQPPAPAPDIDQPLPSVSNSNPPLTCVSDSSQLLATAPNSSCPAQASASVPDADSLAHALVPAPAVADGEDNTFLMQMTHEGVSGAQWDPVTSLSLDVVDTSDSGVTSLAENSDFPSLENEAPMGHSDRSPEAMGQHRVTHCGKSTSNYTSRPSLGGWGTSTDSQSRNSPEPPSLLAFSNPIHFLQFSPPSPPAIRTLYQQYAVFEEPQWDQAQAGPTSVDTRNTTAPAVMIEKADGTRTCKQKIEGQGEPLHLATQVKEELARHAPLEKSSSWPDKKVIRVDMKEQGLNSGSQENAIKRRAKSKDWHRQGLRRMSVLPDDLQEEGAHKDQPTSLDTVILREKKSAATLDNFKRRQSKLINSSGLLYQEYSDVALNKAIQSQKRVDSLAEDFELSSPSSPRLRRKVLSQQDSYLQRLSVSSNASLWQDIPMIRGSRMLLNMSRDDQKLQEAKFELIMSEASYLRSLNVAVDHFQCSSELQALLTNQERKWLFSRLQEVRDVSASFLFELEEKFEENMFNFNVCDVALRHAPEFRKVYLPYVTNQTYQEQIFQKLVTGNARFQQVLEKLESAAVCQRLSLKSFLILPFQRITRLKLLLQNILKRTPPESDEEVQATQAYDALEKLIKDCNENVQRMKSTEELIYLRQKIDFECKIFPLVSQSRRLVKCGELMALYNTLSTKGKPTTRPIYLHLFNDCLLLSRPREGGRFVVFDHAAFSDVLGEKCEMKLHGPNKNLFRLFLLKNNQGKRVEFLFRTETHSEKLRWISALVPPRGEPDLLESPDSPQVQCIRTYKARENDELALEKADILMVMQNSNDGWIEGVKLSDGERGWFPSEHVEMISSKHARQMNLKEEQRVKNAKQQVFCKK; this is encoded by the exons GATGTCTTACTGATGGAATCTGAACAAGCCAATGGGGGAGACCCCTTTCCCCCAGCAACCAGCAGCCCTAGTGAGGAAAACCCTGATCCTACACCAGCCAAAAAGAGACATGATGTCACCACTGAGTCTGTAGAGATGAGCACCGAGCTGCCTGGCTCTGCAGAAGGAGCACAGATCTCCATTGCCCAGGATCCTCTGAGGCATTTCTCTGCTGGGGAATCAGCAGAGATGTGTGGCAGATCCTCTAACCCTGTTCTGTCAGGACTGGAACAAGGGGAGAAAGATCTAAGGCACCAGAGGGGACTCTCAGAGTGGGAGAAAGAGCCTACAGTACAAGAGAGATCTTTGGAAAAACAGAGATGGGATCACTCTTCGAACTCTGAACAGGGAAAATCAGCTCATCCTGAAAGCAGTCAGTATTCGTCCTTTCCCAACACAGTCCCACAGGCAATAGCCGCTTATGACAAAAACCCACAGGTACAGTCTCCAGCCCTTCAGATTGAATTTCCTCAGGATCAGAATCAGTCTCTGGCATGTCATACTGCTGTCCTCCAGGCACAGCATAAGGAAACCTCAATGACAGACACTATCCCCATCCAGAGGGAACCAGCCACTAAACACTTCATGGTGTGTAAAGACATTTCAGAGGTTCATTGCAAGACTGAGACTTTGCATGATGACACTATTGGAGATCCCCCCTTGCAGGGGTTGGATGTAGCAAATGGGACCAGCAGAGAGCTCCCGCCAAGTACTGAAGCAGTGGCAGGGACGGACGAGGAGCCATCTCCTGGGATGGATGCAGTAGGCAGGATGAATCCCATGCCTTCTGTAGATAATGATGAAAAAGTGGGAGGcttacagagagggagagaggataCAGACTCTTCCTCTTCACATCACCCACCCTACCCCTTATCAGATGACAGCCAAGGAAATTCACAGCTGACAAGAGGAAATGCAGATGGAAAGATGGTCCTGTCATCCCATGAGAGAGGGAACAATGCCTTGGCCACAAACCAGAAAACAGAAGCGGCTGCTAGGCAAAGTCCATCTGGTTCTATAAACCTCCttctggaggaggagaaaggagcagATAATGGAAGAGCAGAAGACAGCACTGAATATCCAAGAGAGTGCGTCTTCCACGTACTGAATGCTGcaaaaaacacagagcaggaggagTGGCAGCATGAGCAGCTAGAATgcgaggaggagccagaagaggaggagcagtCGGAAGAGAAGCAGCCAGAGCTGGAACAGGAGGAGCCAGAATGGGAGAAGCTAGAGAAGGAAGCGAAACCAGTGCATGAGGAGCTAGTATGGGACAGGGAAGATCAGAAGGAAAAGAGGTGGGATGAACTGGAAcaagagccagggagggaagaggcagagcaggaggctCCACCACCAGCACTCAATCCAGTGTCACCTTCTCTCTCCAAGCAAAACTGGGACCTCCATGATGAGGGGGAGAGCATTTCCTCAGCTGAGGGAACAGGGCTGGCCCTTCTGCCCCAGGAATCATTCTCCAAAAATCAGCGTTCTGGTGAGGATGAACTATCCAGCATAGTGTTGAAGGCCTGCATTGGAGGAGCAAATGAAAGAGCTCAGCCACCTGCTGTGATAAAGTCTGAAAGTCAGAACCCAGCAGATGGGAGTTCCATGATGCACTCCCCCACTTGCCACATCTCTGAGCACTGGGGAGACATGAGTGTTTCTGACCCTTTCAGCTCCATTTCTTTCAGTGGCCAAGATTGTGAAGAAACCTATCAGGATAACAGAGCCAGTAATGGTGAGGATGGCCATAGTGATGGAGATGGAAGGACAGTTGAGAGCTTTGATGATGGAGGAGCCATATCTCCATTATGCAGAGAAGTAACCACAGCTGGTGCAGGGAACCCAAACTCTTCTGGGACTCTGGACCCTTCTTCTGGTGCCAGGAACTTGGGATCTTTTGGTCTTGCAGATCCTCATCCTGTTGCAGAAAACCCAGCGTTTCCCAGCCATTACGATTTCACTCCAGCTGCACCATCAGAGTTCAACTCGGCAGCATCAGCGGCTGGCCAGTCTCAGGAGGATGCTGATGAAAGATCGCAAGTGAGCCCTGTGGGATGTACTGACCTGGACAAAGCACCAGTCTCTGTACAGGACACATCCAGACAGACTTCTTACCTGCAGGAGGCAGCTTCTAGTGAAGGAGCCTCAGTGATTACCAGCACAGAGAGTGTCCAGACTCCTTATGGGCTGCTTACACCTGAGAAGGGCCTTAATGAAGACCCAATTGCCCAACCTTCCATCTCCAAGGCTTTCAGAATTCCCCTTTCAAGGCAGAGCCTGCCAACGGACAGAGATGAAGTAGAATCtactcctgcagctccagctacAATGCACCTGGAGGCATCCCAAGCACCAAACATGGCTCTCGCTCCTGCAAATTacctggagaaagtccagaggcaCCAAAAGCCTCCAACAAGAAGTTTTGTTTTCCAGGGAGAGGAAATGGAAGCAAGCATGGTTCACACAGCACAACAAAACCCTTTACTTGATGAGTCACATTTGAGCTTAGAGGTGGAAGTGCCAGGAACAGGAAGTGCCCTTAACGCTGTACCACAGCTCCCAGAAGAAGCTATAGTCCTTGCCCTAGAGCAGCACACACAGCCTACTCCTCCTGAGTCtgactccagctcacccctggctCCTGCACCTGACGCCAACCAGCTCACCTACCCTCCAGCGCCTGTGCCCGACTCATCCCTGGCTCCTGTGTCTGATACCAACCAGCTCACCTACCCTCCGACACCTGCGTCCGACTCACCCCTGGCTCCTTTGCTTGATGCCGACCAGCTCACCTACCCTCCAGCACCTGCGCCTGACTCACCCCTGGCCCATGTGCCTGATGCTGACCAGCTCACCTACCCTCTAGCGCCTGCACCCGACTCACCCCTGGCTCCTGTGTCTGATACCAACCAGCTCACCTACCCTCCGACACCTGCGCCTGACTCACCCCTGGCTCCTTTGCCTGATGACAACCAGCTCACCCACCCTCTGGCTCCTGTGCCTAGCTCACCCCTAGCCCCTACACCTGACGCCGACCAGCTCACCCACCCTCTGGCTCCTGCGCCCAGCTCACCTCTGGCCCCTGATGCCACCCAGCTTGTCCACCCTCCGGCGCTTGCGCTCAGCTCACTTCTGGCCCCCATGGCTGGCGCCAACCAACTCGTCTACCCTCCATCTTCTGTGCCCAGCTTGCCCCTGGCTCCTGTGTCTGATGCCAACCAGCTCACCCACACACTGGTTCCTGCACCCAGCTCGCCCCCAGCTCCTGATGCCACCCAG GTCGCCCACCCTCTGGCTCCTGCACCTGATGCCGACCAGCTCGCCTGCCATCTGGCTCCTACACCCAACTCGCCCGTGACTCCTGCACCGGATGCCAATCAGCTTGCCCACCCTCTGGCTCCTGGCTCGCCCCTGGTTCCTGTGCCTGATGCCACCCAGTCTCCAGCTTCTGAATCTGGCTCGTCCCTGGCTCCTTTGGCTGATGCCACTCAGCTCACCCACCCACTGGCTCCTGTGCCTGGCTCGCCCAGCTCGCCTCTGGCTCTTCTGGCTGATGCCTACCAGCTTCTCCAGTCTCAGTCCCTTGTGCCTGACTCCAACCAGCCTCCAGCCCCTGCACCTGATATTGACCAGCCTCTGCCTTCTGTATCTAACTCCAATCCACCTCTAACCTGTGTATCAGATTCTAGTCAGTTACTGGCCACTGCCCCCAATTCCAGCTGCCCTGCCCAGGCTTCAGCCTCTGTGCCTGATGCTGACAGCCTTGCTCATgctctggtccctgctcctgctgtggCAGATGGAGAAGACAACACCTTCCTAATGCAGATGACCCACGAGGGAGTGTCTGGTGCCCAGTGGGATCCTGTCACCTCACTTTCACTGGATGTGGTGGACACCAGTGACTCAGGGGTCACTTCATTGGCCGAGAACTCAGATTTTCCCTCTTTGGAGAATGAGGCACCCATGGGCCACTCTGACAGAAGCCCTGAAGCAATGGGTCAGCACCGGGTTACACACTGTGGAAAGTCCACATCTAATTACACCTCCAGGCCCTCCTTGGGAGGGTGGGGAACATCCACAGATTCTCAGAGTAGAAATTCACCAGAGCCACCCTCACTACTAGCTTTCTCCAACCCAATCCACTTCCTGCAGTTCAGCCCTCCATCGCCACCAGCCATCAGAACACTGTACCAACAGTATGCAGTCTTCGAGGAGCCCCAGTGGGACCAGGCACAGGCAGGCCCCACCAGCGTGGATACAAGGAACACAACAGCCCCTGCAGTGATGATAGAGAAAGCAGATGGCACTAGGACATGCAAGCAAAAGATAGAAGGGCAGGGAGAACCACTTCACCTTGCGACCCAAGTGAAAGAGGAGTTGGCCAGACATGCACCCTTGGAGAAGTCATCAAGTTGGCCAGATAAAAAAGTCATCAGGGTGGACATGAAGGAGCAGGGACTCAATTCAGGGAGTCAGGAGAACGCGATCAAACGCCGAGCAAAAAGCAAAGACTGGCACCggcagggcctgaggaggatgtcaGTACTGCCAGACGACTTACAAG AGGAGGGAGCACACAAGGACCAGCCAACCAGCTTAGACACAGTTATACTTCG AGAGAAGAAATCTGCAGCCACACTGGATAATTTCAAGCGCCGACAGTCCAAACTGATCAACTCCT CAGGGTTACTCTATCAGGAGTACAGCGACGTGGCTCTGAACAAGGCAATCCAGAGCCAGAAGAGAGTGGATTCTTTGGCAGAGGACTTCGAACTGAGTTCTCCAAGCTCCCCGAGATTACGGAGGAAAGTGTTGTCTCAGCAGGACTCGTATCTTCAACGTCTGTCAGTCTCATCCAACGCGTCCCTCTGGCAGGACATCCCCATGATCCGAGGAAGCAGAATGCTGCTGAACATGTCCCGAGATGATCAAAAACTGCAGGAG GCCAAGTTCGAACTGATCATGTCAGAGGCCTCATACTTGCGCAGTTTAAATGTGGCAGTGGATCACTTCCAGTGCTCATCAGAACTCCAGGCACTCCTTACCAATCAGGAGCGCAAATGGCTTTTCTCCCGCCTGCAGGAGGTGCGTGATGTCAGTGCCAG TTTCCTCTTCGAGCTGGAGGAGAAGTTTGAGGAGAATATGTTCAACTTCAACGTATGTGACGTGGCTCTGAGACATGCTCCTGAATTCCGCAAGGTGTATCTACCATATGTGACAAATCAGACCTATCAGGAGCAGATTTTCCAGAAACTAGT gactGGGAATGCAAGGTTCCAGCAAGTCCTGGAGAAACTGGAAAGTGCCGCCGTGTGCCAGCGCCTCTCCCTCAAATCCTTCCTCATTCTGCCCTTCCAACGCATCACCCGACTCAAACTCCTCCTACAG AATATATTGAAGAGAACCCCGCCCGAGTCTGATGAAGAAGTGCAGGCCACACAGGCTTATGATGCACTGGAGAAG ctcaTAAAGGACTGCAACGAAAATGTCCAGCGCATGAAGAGCACTGAGGAGCTGATCTACCTAAGACAAAAGATTGATTTTGAGTGCAAG ATATTCCCACTGGTCTCACAGTCAAGGCGGCTGGTGAAGTGTGGTGAGCTGATGGCGTTGTACAACACTCTGAGCACCAAAGGGAAACCTACCACCCGCCCCATCTACCTGCACCTCTTCAATGACTGCCTGCTCCTGTCCCGGCCCAGGGA GGGTGGGCGCTTTGTCGTGTTTGATCATGCTGCATTTTCAGATGTACTTGGGGAGAAGTGTGAGATGAAGCTGCATGGGCCAAACAAAAATCTTTTCCGTCTTTTTCTCCTCAAGAACAACCAGGGGAAAAGAGTGGAATTCCTCTTCCGCACAGAGACACA CAGTGAGAAGCTGCGGTGGATCTCCGCTCTGGTGCCACCACGAGGAGAACCAGATCTCTTAGAAAGCCCTG ACTCACCTCAGGTTCAGTGCATACGGACATACAAAGCTCGGGAGAATGACGAGCTGGCTCTGGAGAAAGCAGATATCCTCATGGTCATGCAGAACAGCAACGATG GCTGGATAGAAGGAGTGAAACTTTCAGATGGAGAGAGAGGCTGGTTTCCCTCAGAGCATGTGGAAATGATCTCCAGCAAACACGCACGCCAGATGAACCTGAAGGAGGAA